A genomic region of Methanosarcina thermophila TM-1 contains the following coding sequences:
- the cobS gene encoding adenosylcobinamide-GDP ribazoletransferase has protein sequence MNSYLLAFKSGFGFLSTIPVGISMEGIEELMKKIYFYPVVGAVLGLLIGSIAYIGQIIFPAPVVAALIMGFIYYITGFNHLDGVTDIGDGFMAHGSREKKLKALKDTSLGTGGAAFCMLLLLTLYGSIRAVQEEGLTVFGPDLPVLMFGSMFIAEVSAKQSMLTIAAFGKPIPPREKQAYPGLGTMTINGATKKNFLIGFIFGAVVCFLPFGWIGLLAYLGACTSALVILNRSYAHFGGLNGDGIGTANEIGRVTALTILAVILKLSLNGQMGGLEWTLL, from the coding sequence ATGAATTCATATTTGCTGGCTTTTAAATCAGGCTTTGGCTTCCTGTCCACGATCCCTGTGGGAATTAGCATGGAAGGGATCGAAGAGCTAATGAAGAAGATCTACTTCTATCCTGTGGTAGGAGCAGTTCTCGGGCTTCTTATAGGGTCAATTGCATACATCGGGCAGATAATATTTCCCGCACCAGTGGTTGCAGCCCTTATCATGGGATTCATATATTATATTACAGGGTTTAACCATCTCGATGGAGTTACTGATATAGGGGATGGTTTCATGGCCCACGGATCGAGAGAAAAAAAGCTCAAAGCTCTCAAGGATACATCCCTTGGGACAGGGGGGGCAGCCTTTTGCATGTTGCTGCTGCTGACCCTTTATGGTTCCATAAGGGCAGTTCAAGAAGAAGGCCTGACTGTTTTCGGACCTGACCTCCCGGTTCTAATGTTTGGATCAATGTTTATTGCCGAAGTCAGTGCAAAACAGTCAATGTTGACTATTGCTGCCTTTGGGAAGCCAATACCTCCACGAGAAAAACAGGCTTATCCTGGCCTTGGAACCATGACTATAAACGGAGCAACAAAAAAGAATTTCCTGATAGGCTTCATATTCGGTGCCGTTGTTTGTTTCCTGCCCTTCGGGTGGATAGGGCTTCTGGCTTATCTTGGAGCCTGTACCTCGGCTCTGGTGATTCTTAACCGGAGTTATGCCCATTTCGGCGGCTTAAATGGCGACGGAATCGGTACTGCTAACGAAATCGGCAGGGTGACCGCTCTTACTATTCTCGCAGTTATCCTGAAACTATCATTGAACGGACAAATGGGAGGTTTAGAATGGACGCTATTGTAA
- a CDS encoding NTP transferase domain-containing protein produces the protein MDAIVMAGGFGQRLGMGEKPCVELLGKPLIAYVIDTLRAAKGIDRVFVAVSPVTPKTEIMIHERYKGEVRVIRTFGGNYVGDMIYAVETAGATGPVMIIMSDLPLIDPELIDLVIERYKEEGKPALSVYVPINVCKGVGIRPDTVFNKDGKLIVPAGINILDSSQIRKEQEDFNLILDNPKLAINVNTVEDLQRCRDLLQV, from the coding sequence ATGGACGCTATTGTAATGGCAGGAGGATTCGGGCAGAGGCTTGGAATGGGAGAAAAGCCATGTGTTGAGCTGCTTGGAAAGCCACTCATAGCCTATGTAATAGATACCCTCAGAGCCGCAAAGGGTATAGACAGGGTTTTCGTAGCGGTCTCTCCTGTTACTCCCAAAACTGAAATCATGATTCATGAGCGCTACAAAGGAGAAGTCCGCGTAATAAGAACCTTTGGCGGAAACTATGTAGGAGACATGATTTATGCGGTAGAAACTGCAGGAGCAACTGGTCCTGTAATGATTATCATGTCCGACCTCCCCCTAATAGACCCAGAACTTATCGATTTGGTAATTGAGAGGTATAAAGAAGAAGGAAAGCCTGCACTTTCGGTCTATGTCCCGATAAATGTCTGCAAAGGAGTTGGAATCAGGCCGGACACGGTTTTTAATAAAGATGGGAAGCTCATAGTACCTGCTGGAATTAATATTCTGGATAGTTCTCAAATCCGAAAAGAACAGGAAGACTTTAATCTGATACTTGATAATCCCAAACTAGCAATAAACGTAAATACCGTTGAGGATCTGCAGCGCTGCAGGGATCTGCTGCAGGTTTAA
- a CDS encoding ABC transporter ATP-binding protein, whose protein sequence is MSYILSLKNLVLSRDGKKILHGVNLEVGDREIHSIIGANGAGKSTLAYTLMGLQGYEYEEGSLIFDGEDITPLSITERARKGITLAWQEPARFEGLKVRDYLAIGAKGNGGITEEELKEALRKVDLNPEKYLDREVGEALSGGERKRIELASIITMKPKLAILDEPDSGIDVVSLKEIVALIQTLKENGSSVLVITHREEIAAASDKASLMCEGTILRSGDPLEISEFFKNRCIPCDNRVSSPKAA, encoded by the coding sequence GTGTCGTATATTCTATCATTAAAAAACCTGGTGCTGAGCCGTGATGGAAAGAAAATCCTGCATGGAGTCAATCTTGAGGTAGGCGACCGGGAAATTCACAGCATTATCGGTGCAAACGGCGCGGGAAAAAGTACACTTGCATATACCCTGATGGGACTCCAGGGTTATGAATACGAAGAAGGTAGCCTCATCTTTGATGGGGAAGATATCACACCGCTCTCAATAACCGAACGTGCTAGAAAAGGCATTACCCTCGCCTGGCAGGAGCCTGCCCGTTTTGAAGGGCTGAAAGTCAGGGATTACCTAGCAATCGGGGCAAAAGGCAATGGAGGCATTACTGAGGAGGAACTTAAAGAAGCCCTGAGGAAAGTTGACCTTAATCCCGAAAAATACCTGGACAGGGAAGTTGGTGAAGCACTCAGCGGAGGGGAAAGAAAACGTATAGAACTTGCATCAATAATCACGATGAAACCAAAACTTGCAATTCTTGACGAACCGGATTCCGGGATCGATGTTGTCTCCTTAAAAGAGATCGTGGCTTTGATCCAGACCTTAAAGGAAAATGGTTCCTCGGTACTTGTAATTACACACAGGGAGGAGATTGCAGCCGCATCCGATAAGGCGTCCCTGATGTGTGAAGGGACTATCCTCAGGAGCGGAGACCCCCTGGAAATCAGTGAGTTTTTCAAAAACAGATGCATACCATGTGACAACAGGGTATCCTCACCAAAGGCGGCTTAA
- a CDS encoding SufB/SufD family protein produces MTQITVNTLSSEIKEMDAAYSAAGGNPAVLHKHELASLVISGNKVLNANGTEGIVLETNRTEHGVDVNMTIKKGYKIPLPVHLCFGLIPEDGLQEIKMNFVAEEDSAVELIAHCTFPNAVKVIHRMDAKMVIGKNASLKYTETHFHGPHGGAQVIPKAYVKIEEGGRYYNNFSLVSGRVGYLEFDYSVDAEKDAVCEMVTKVYGKKDDKIKILEKISLNGENARSVIKSRLAITDNAESEFRGITEGHAPGARGHVDCMEVIQGNAKAEAVPIVRVDNPLAKVTHEAAIGCVDKKEVETLMARGLEEEDAIDVIVKGMLA; encoded by the coding sequence ATGACCCAGATAACTGTTAATACGCTTTCAAGTGAAATCAAAGAAATGGACGCAGCCTATTCGGCAGCAGGAGGGAATCCTGCAGTACTGCATAAGCATGAGCTTGCAAGCCTTGTGATAAGCGGAAACAAAGTACTTAATGCAAACGGGACAGAAGGAATTGTGCTTGAAACTAATCGGACAGAACATGGAGTGGACGTTAATATGACCATTAAGAAAGGGTATAAAATTCCACTTCCTGTCCATCTCTGCTTTGGGCTTATTCCGGAAGACGGACTCCAGGAAATAAAGATGAATTTTGTGGCTGAAGAAGATTCAGCTGTCGAGCTCATTGCACACTGCACATTCCCTAACGCTGTGAAGGTTATTCATAGAATGGACGCCAAAATGGTCATAGGGAAAAATGCCTCATTAAAGTATACGGAAACCCATTTCCACGGTCCCCACGGGGGAGCTCAGGTGATTCCGAAAGCTTATGTAAAGATAGAGGAAGGAGGCCGTTACTATAATAATTTCTCACTGGTCTCGGGCAGAGTAGGATATCTTGAGTTTGATTACAGCGTGGATGCCGAGAAGGATGCTGTCTGTGAGATGGTTACCAAAGTCTATGGGAAAAAGGACGATAAAATAAAAATCCTAGAAAAAATATCCCTTAATGGGGAAAATGCAAGAAGCGTAATTAAAAGCCGACTGGCCATTACAGATAACGCGGAATCGGAATTCAGGGGAATTACCGAAGGTCATGCCCCGGGAGCCAGAGGGCATGTGGATTGCATGGAGGTTATCCAGGGCAATGCAAAAGCCGAAGCTGTCCCCATAGTACGTGTTGATAACCCTCTTGCCAAAGTAACCCACGAGGCTGCAATTGGGTGTGTGGACAAAAAAGAGGTAGAAACCCTGATGGCTCGCGGCCTTGAAGAAGAAGACGCAATTGATGTCATCGTGAAGGGAATGCTGGCCTGA
- the mtbC gene encoding dimethylamine corrinoid protein MtbC, which translates to MESKEELLQELSDAIVSCKKDRVIDAVNKAKEVMEPSEIIEKGLSAGMTQVGILFERGKLFLPHVMMAADAMTAGVKILEAEMPAETQTKKLGVIVNGTVEGDVHDIGKSIVSTMLQSAGFEVHDIGRDVPIRDFIEKAKEVNADMIGLSALMTTTLQGQKDVIELLKEEGLRDKIKVMVGGAPATQAWADKIGADCYAENASEAVAKAKELLVRK; encoded by the coding sequence ATGGAAAGTAAAGAAGAGTTACTTCAGGAACTTTCAGATGCAATTGTTTCCTGTAAAAAGGATAGAGTAATTGATGCTGTAAACAAAGCAAAAGAAGTAATGGAACCTTCGGAAATAATTGAAAAAGGACTTTCTGCAGGCATGACTCAGGTAGGAATTCTTTTTGAGAGAGGGAAGCTTTTCCTTCCACACGTAATGATGGCTGCGGATGCAATGACAGCAGGAGTCAAAATTCTTGAGGCTGAAATGCCTGCAGAAACTCAGACAAAGAAACTGGGAGTTATCGTAAACGGCACGGTCGAGGGAGATGTGCACGACATTGGAAAATCAATTGTGTCCACAATGCTCCAGTCTGCTGGTTTTGAGGTGCACGATATCGGACGTGATGTTCCAATCAGGGATTTTATCGAGAAGGCAAAGGAAGTCAATGCTGATATGATTGGACTCTCCGCCCTTATGACCACAACCCTCCAGGGACAGAAGGACGTAATCGAGCTTCTCAAGGAAGAAGGGCTCAGGGACAAAATAAAAGTCATGGTAGGCGGTGCACCTGCAACCCAGGCATGGGCGGACAAGATTGGTGCAGACTGCTATGCTGAAAACGCAAGTGAGGCTGTCGCAAAGGCAAAAGAGCTGCTGGTCAGGAAGTGA